From Variovorax sp. J2L1-78, the proteins below share one genomic window:
- a CDS encoding aldo/keto reductase: MSIPTTRLGRTGLTVSRLALGTMTFGLQTEESVSHAILNKATDGGINFLDIADVYPLGGGLETAGRTEEIVGRWLKAQGASRRGDFIVATKAVGKMGPNAWDQGASRKHLLAAIDASLKRLQLDHVDLYQLHSDDRETPLDEAIEAMDTIVKSGRARYIGVSNFLAYRLARALGRADFLRLTRFVSVQPRYSLLFREIERELLPLVGEEGLGVIPYNPLAGGLLTGKYKPGAKPEANTRFTLGTAGAMYQDRYWNERSFDAVQRLHAVADEAGVPLATLAVAWVMANPLITAPLLGASRPDQLDATLAAAEYKLDPALKTKLDELTAEFRKGDAPR; the protein is encoded by the coding sequence ATGAGCATCCCCACCACCCGCCTCGGCCGCACCGGCCTCACCGTGTCGCGCCTCGCGCTCGGCACCATGACCTTCGGCCTGCAGACCGAAGAGTCGGTCTCGCATGCCATCCTGAACAAGGCCACCGACGGTGGCATCAACTTCCTCGACATCGCCGACGTGTACCCGCTGGGCGGTGGGCTCGAGACGGCCGGCCGCACCGAAGAGATCGTCGGTCGCTGGCTGAAGGCCCAGGGCGCGAGCCGCCGCGGCGACTTCATCGTCGCGACCAAGGCGGTCGGCAAGATGGGCCCGAACGCCTGGGACCAGGGCGCGTCGCGCAAGCACCTGCTCGCCGCCATCGACGCGTCGCTCAAACGCCTGCAGCTCGACCACGTCGACCTCTACCAGCTGCACAGCGACGACCGCGAGACGCCGCTCGACGAAGCCATCGAGGCGATGGACACCATCGTCAAGTCGGGCCGCGCGCGCTACATCGGCGTGTCGAACTTCCTGGCCTACCGCCTGGCGCGCGCGCTGGGCCGCGCCGACTTCCTGCGGCTCACGCGCTTCGTGTCGGTGCAGCCGCGCTACAGCCTGCTGTTCCGCGAGATCGAGCGCGAACTGCTGCCGCTGGTCGGCGAAGAGGGCCTGGGCGTGATCCCCTACAACCCGCTGGCCGGCGGCCTGCTGACCGGCAAGTACAAGCCGGGCGCCAAGCCCGAGGCCAACACCCGCTTCACCCTCGGCACCGCCGGCGCGATGTACCAGGACCGCTACTGGAACGAGCGCAGCTTCGACGCCGTGCAGCGCCTGCATGCGGTCGCCGACGAAGCCGGCGTGCCGCTCGCGACGCTGGCCGTGGCCTGGGTGATGGCCAACCCGCTGATCACCGCACCGCTGCTGGGCGCCAGCCGGCCCGATCAGCTCGACGCCACGCTGGCCGCGGCCGAGTACAAACTCGACCCGGCGCTCAAGACAAAGCTCGACGAACTCACCGCCGAGTTCCGCAAGGGCGACGCGCCGCGTTGA
- a CDS encoding formate dehydrogenase subunit gamma has translation MRHVLTTASLVLAMALGAGTVAAQPAGASVSGTVTEAPAAAPTAPVAAPANGGIRSQNIFDVKPEASADPNYLNQSNGERVKVQPGNNAPMWRQVGQGTTGYSSLPKSEAPEAGNLIQPFVKYPGSRYTNAGEAWRQVRNNWIIPYGAALLFVTLLALAIFYFARGTIGLHGTETGRKIERFTPFERATHWSNAIAFVTLAISGIVMAFGKFFLLPILGGAIFGYLTYALKTIHNFVGPLFVVTTVFMIVTFIRSNWPTMADLKWLRHAGGLFGGKEVPSHRFNAGEKAVFWGGVLFLGTFVIGSGLFLDKLLPGFVYTRGEMQIAHMVHAVATLCMMAMIMGHIYIGTLGMSGAYKAMRTGYVDETWAKEHHELWYDDIVAGKIPAQRSADASTTPVRTVPVEGTPS, from the coding sequence ATGAGACACGTGCTGACGACAGCTTCCCTGGTTCTGGCGATGGCGCTCGGCGCGGGCACGGTTGCGGCGCAGCCCGCCGGCGCGTCCGTGAGCGGCACCGTGACCGAGGCGCCGGCCGCCGCACCGACGGCACCCGTGGCCGCACCCGCCAACGGCGGCATCCGCAGCCAGAACATCTTCGACGTGAAGCCCGAGGCCAGCGCCGACCCCAACTACCTGAACCAGAGCAACGGCGAACGCGTCAAGGTGCAGCCGGGCAACAACGCGCCGATGTGGCGCCAGGTGGGGCAGGGCACGACCGGCTACAGCAGCCTGCCCAAGAGCGAGGCGCCCGAGGCCGGCAACCTGATCCAGCCCTTCGTGAAGTACCCCGGCTCGCGCTACACCAACGCGGGCGAAGCCTGGCGGCAGGTGCGCAACAACTGGATCATTCCCTACGGCGCGGCGCTGCTCTTCGTCACGCTGCTGGCGCTGGCCATCTTCTATTTCGCGCGCGGCACCATCGGGCTGCACGGCACCGAGACCGGCCGCAAGATCGAACGCTTCACGCCCTTCGAGCGGGCGACGCACTGGTCGAACGCCATCGCCTTCGTCACGCTGGCCATCTCCGGCATCGTGATGGCCTTCGGCAAGTTCTTTCTGCTGCCGATCCTCGGCGGCGCGATCTTCGGCTACCTGACCTATGCGCTGAAGACCATCCACAACTTCGTCGGCCCGCTGTTCGTGGTGACCACGGTCTTCATGATCGTCACCTTCATCCGCAGCAACTGGCCGACCATGGCCGACCTGAAATGGCTGCGCCACGCCGGCGGCCTGTTCGGCGGCAAGGAAGTCCCGTCGCATCGCTTCAACGCCGGCGAGAAGGCCGTGTTCTGGGGCGGCGTGCTGTTCCTGGGCACCTTCGTCATCGGCTCGGGCCTGTTCCTCGACAAGTTGCTGCCGGGCTTCGTCTACACGCGCGGCGAGATGCAGATCGCGCACATGGTCCATGCCGTGGCCACGCTCTGCATGATGGCGATGATCATGGGCCACATCTACATCGGCACGCTGGGCATGTCGGGTGCCTACAAGGCCATGCGCACCGGCTACGTCGACGAGACCTGGGCCAAGGAGCACCACGAGCTCTGGTACGACGACATCGTGGCCGGCAAGATCCCGGCGCAGCGCTCGGCCGACGCCAGTACGACACCGGTGCGCACCGTGCCGGTCGAAGGAACCCCCTCATGA